The following are encoded together in the Danaus plexippus chromosome 15, MEX_DaPlex, whole genome shotgun sequence genome:
- the LOC116766132 gene encoding synaptotagmin-5-like isoform X2, which yields MSGLGPPGVWAAQKRLESWARAARERTSSASSGQSHNSTDSFGEEKSHGSPSEMLIPREQCRVQPLSERSASSLPHARLARTPSISSQSSLDSGTSRATSHRGSSPAIRTFAPDGRTLEAGVSGMPRSPSPLRAASLDVRAAPLGSLASLADSPAPPSPRHIPPRCLSPLLMPPRRIDRSNSLVENSSGAPLSPGASTAISSLGALQPDLYTKRETPLVIELEGVGPSLGRIHLRLKYDFDRSDLEVHLIEAHDLAGYEAGGFNDPYVRVSLLPEVDTRVRQTPVHRNEANPFFDQHFKFPVSHDDLTDKTLLLQVFDYDRFSRNEVMGSAKVPLSRVEVAGGAEVWAELSRERRPPEELQELLLSLSFLPSAERLTVVVLKARNLLPPQEGKDALDVYVKVYLLVNGKRVKKKKTNRKEINNPIWNEALSFSLPSSNLQEASIEVCVVTGGGSGLVVGWCCVGAAEPAAEGRHWAQMAQETRKAVAMWHTLR from the exons ATGAGTGGTTTGGGGCCTCCTGGAGTGTGGGCCGCCCAAAAGAGACTGGAATCGTGGGCTAGGGCGGCGAGGGAAAGGACTTCTAGCGCCAGCAGTGGCCAGAGTCATAATTCAACTGACAGTTTTGGCGAAGAGAAGTCCCATGGAAGTCCAAGC GAAATGCTTATACCTCGCGAGCAATGTCGCGTGCAGCCTCTGAGTGAGAGGTCCGCATCTTCTCTGCCCCACGCTCGTCTAGCCAGGACACCTTCCATATCGTCCCAGAGCAGCCTCGACAGCGGTACATCAAGAGCGACT AGTCACCGTGGTTCTTCGCCAGCAATTAGGACCTTCGCCCCGGACGGTCGTACGTTAGAAGCTGGAGTATCTGGCATGCCCCGGTCTCCCTCACCATTGAGGGCAGCGTCCCTGGATGTCAGAGCAGCTCCCCTCGGCTCCTTGGCTTCTTTGGCTGATTCCCCAGCACCACCAAGCCCGAGACACATACCCCCTAGATGCCTTTCCCCCCTACTTATGCCGCCTCG ACGAATAGACCGCAGCAACTCCTTAGTAGAGAACAGCAGCGGAGCACCCTTGAGTCCCGGAGCTAGCACCGCGATTAGTTCTTTAGGAGCCCTGCAACCAGATCTTTATACTAAAAGAGAAACTCCTTTGGTTATTGAATTAGAGGGCGTCGGCCCCTCACTAGGAAGAATCCACTTACGCTTAAAGTACGACTTCGATAGATCGGACCTTGAAGTTCACCTGATAGAAG CTCACGATCTGGCCGGCTATGAGGCTGGAGGTTTTAATGATCCGTATGTAAGAGTGAGTTTGTTACCGGAAGTCGATACTCGAGTCAGACAGACACCAGTCCACAGGAATGAAGCCAATCCCTTTTTTGACCAACACTTCAAGTTTCCGGTATCACACGATGACCTCACTGACAAGACACTGCTGCTACAAGTGTTTGATTATGACAG gTTCTCTAGAAACGAAGTGATGGGCTCGGCCAAGGTCCCACTGTCACGTGTGGAGGTCGCAGGTGGTGCGGAGGTCTGGGCAGAGCTTTCTCGCGAGCGTCGCCCGCCCGAAGAACTTCAGGAACTGTTACTCTCTCTTTCTTTCCTACCCTCAGCTGAACGCCTCACCGTGGTAGTACTGAAGGCTAGAAATCTTCTTCCGCCTCAAGAAGGAAAAGATGCTTTGG ATGTTTATGTCAAAGTATACCTTCTGGTTAATGGTAAACGGGTAAAGAAGAAGAAGACCAACCGCAAGGAAATCAATAACCCCATATGGAATGAAGCTTTATCTTTTAGTCTTCCTTCAAGTAACTTACAAGAAGCTTCTATCGAG GTATGTGTTGTAACTGGCGGTGGTAGCGGTCTGGTGGTGGGTTGGTGCTGCGTGGGAGCCGCAGAACCAGCGGCTGAGGGCCGCCACTGGGCACAAATGGCGCAAGAGACACGAAAAGCCGTCGCCATGTGGCACACCCTCAGATAA
- the LOC116766132 gene encoding synaptotagmin-5-like isoform X1 yields MDKLWAERRLDGAPYEYDMGEHKGDWMMESAKQIHGEAQGAKVLPPQARTSTDGTWSAQANAWSAALGAVGGAGTVFLIALLLFIFKKPKRHDPPQLAPMDVAQNEMLIPREQCRVQPLSERSASSLPHARLARTPSISSQSSLDSGTSRATSHRGSSPAIRTFAPDGRTLEAGVSGMPRSPSPLRAASLDVRAAPLGSLASLADSPAPPSPRHIPPRCLSPLLMPPRRIDRSNSLVENSSGAPLSPGASTAISSLGALQPDLYTKRETPLVIELEGVGPSLGRIHLRLKYDFDRSDLEVHLIEAHDLAGYEAGGFNDPYVRVSLLPEVDTRVRQTPVHRNEANPFFDQHFKFPVSHDDLTDKTLLLQVFDYDRFSRNEVMGSAKVPLSRVEVAGGAEVWAELSRERRPPEELQELLLSLSFLPSAERLTVVVLKARNLLPPQEGKDALDVYVKVYLLVNGKRVKKKKTNRKEINNPIWNEALSFSLPSSNLQEASIEVCVVTGGGSGLVVGWCCVGAAEPAAEGRHWAQMAQETRKAVAMWHTLR; encoded by the exons GGCTCAGGGAGCAAAAGTTCTGCCTCCTCAGGCTCGGACTTCGACGGATGGAACGTGGTCTGCTCAAGCTAACGCATGGAGCGCTGCCTTGGGAGCCGTCGGTGGGGCAGGAACAGTTTTCCTGATTGCTCTTCTGTTGTTTATATTCAAGAAACCGAAGAGGCATGATCCACCTCAGCTCGCTCCTATGGATGTAGCACAGAAT GAAATGCTTATACCTCGCGAGCAATGTCGCGTGCAGCCTCTGAGTGAGAGGTCCGCATCTTCTCTGCCCCACGCTCGTCTAGCCAGGACACCTTCCATATCGTCCCAGAGCAGCCTCGACAGCGGTACATCAAGAGCGACT AGTCACCGTGGTTCTTCGCCAGCAATTAGGACCTTCGCCCCGGACGGTCGTACGTTAGAAGCTGGAGTATCTGGCATGCCCCGGTCTCCCTCACCATTGAGGGCAGCGTCCCTGGATGTCAGAGCAGCTCCCCTCGGCTCCTTGGCTTCTTTGGCTGATTCCCCAGCACCACCAAGCCCGAGACACATACCCCCTAGATGCCTTTCCCCCCTACTTATGCCGCCTCG ACGAATAGACCGCAGCAACTCCTTAGTAGAGAACAGCAGCGGAGCACCCTTGAGTCCCGGAGCTAGCACCGCGATTAGTTCTTTAGGAGCCCTGCAACCAGATCTTTATACTAAAAGAGAAACTCCTTTGGTTATTGAATTAGAGGGCGTCGGCCCCTCACTAGGAAGAATCCACTTACGCTTAAAGTACGACTTCGATAGATCGGACCTTGAAGTTCACCTGATAGAAG CTCACGATCTGGCCGGCTATGAGGCTGGAGGTTTTAATGATCCGTATGTAAGAGTGAGTTTGTTACCGGAAGTCGATACTCGAGTCAGACAGACACCAGTCCACAGGAATGAAGCCAATCCCTTTTTTGACCAACACTTCAAGTTTCCGGTATCACACGATGACCTCACTGACAAGACACTGCTGCTACAAGTGTTTGATTATGACAG gTTCTCTAGAAACGAAGTGATGGGCTCGGCCAAGGTCCCACTGTCACGTGTGGAGGTCGCAGGTGGTGCGGAGGTCTGGGCAGAGCTTTCTCGCGAGCGTCGCCCGCCCGAAGAACTTCAGGAACTGTTACTCTCTCTTTCTTTCCTACCCTCAGCTGAACGCCTCACCGTGGTAGTACTGAAGGCTAGAAATCTTCTTCCGCCTCAAGAAGGAAAAGATGCTTTGG ATGTTTATGTCAAAGTATACCTTCTGGTTAATGGTAAACGGGTAAAGAAGAAGAAGACCAACCGCAAGGAAATCAATAACCCCATATGGAATGAAGCTTTATCTTTTAGTCTTCCTTCAAGTAACTTACAAGAAGCTTCTATCGAG GTATGTGTTGTAACTGGCGGTGGTAGCGGTCTGGTGGTGGGTTGGTGCTGCGTGGGAGCCGCAGAACCAGCGGCTGAGGGCCGCCACTGGGCACAAATGGCGCAAGAGACACGAAAAGCCGTCGCCATGTGGCACACCCTCAGATAA